In Bacillota bacterium, the following proteins share a genomic window:
- a CDS encoding glucuronate isomerase, whose protein sequence is MKIKNTYDLRKTIDRAVDNVKVTDVHTHLFSQDFGDLLLWGVDELINYHYLIAETMRLVDISYDEFWRMSKTQQADLIWDTLFIKNSPYSEACRGVLTVLDKLGLDVAGRDLQSYREYFRDMRLEDYIGKVFEISGVNEVIMTNDPFVDKEREVWLKSYKGDTRFKAALRIDPLLNKWEYSCTRMREWGYNVSQELDEVTLKEIRRFLEEWIDKMGAVYMAASLPPEFKVPEDSPRAKIVEECIIPVSREKNVPFAMMIGVKKLVNPGLREGGDSVGKSDISTIEYLCSKYPHNKFMVTMLARENQHELCVAARKFRNLLIFGCWWFLNNPSLIEEITRMRFELLGTGTIPQHSDARVLDQLIYKWAHSRKIIADVLFDKYSDILATGWVIEEKEITRDVENLFGGNFRRFLERKF, encoded by the coding sequence ATGAAAATAAAAAATACATATGACTTAAGAAAAACTATTGACAGAGCAGTTGACAATGTCAAAGTAACTGACGTACATACCCATTTGTTTTCACAGGACTTTGGGGATTTGCTTCTTTGGGGTGTAGATGAACTAATTAATTACCATTACCTAATAGCAGAGACAATGCGCCTGGTTGACATTTCATACGACGAATTCTGGAGAATGTCAAAAACCCAACAGGCTGATTTAATATGGGATACGCTTTTTATTAAAAACTCGCCATATAGTGAAGCCTGCAGAGGTGTCCTGACTGTATTGGACAAGCTTGGGCTTGATGTAGCTGGCCGTGACCTTCAAAGCTATAGGGAGTATTTTAGAGATATGCGGCTTGAGGACTATATTGGTAAGGTTTTCGAAATATCCGGTGTAAATGAAGTTATTATGACAAATGACCCGTTTGTTGATAAAGAAAGGGAAGTGTGGCTTAAGAGTTATAAAGGTGACACAAGATTTAAGGCAGCTTTGAGGATAGACCCCCTATTGAATAAATGGGAATATAGTTGTACCAGAATGAGAGAATGGGGTTATAATGTTTCCCAAGAGCTAGATGAAGTTACTTTAAAAGAAATAAGGCGTTTCCTTGAAGAGTGGATAGACAAAATGGGTGCTGTGTATATGGCGGCTTCTCTACCTCCTGAATTTAAAGTGCCGGAGGATTCGCCAAGGGCAAAAATAGTTGAAGAATGCATAATACCTGTTTCCCGTGAGAAGAATGTACCTTTTGCTATGATGATAGGGGTTAAAAAGCTTGTTAACCCTGGTTTGCGTGAAGGAGGGGACAGTGTTGGAAAGAGTGATATATCTACAATAGAGTATCTCTGCTCTAAGTACCCTCATAACAAGTTTATGGTTACCATGCTTGCCCGGGAAAATCAGCATGAATTATGTGTTGCTGCGAGAAAATTCAGAAATCTGCTAATATTTGGATGCTGGTGGTTCTTAAACAACCCAAGCCTTATTGAAGAGATTACCAGAATGCGTTTTGAACTTCTTGGTACGGGAACTATACCCCAGCATTCCGATGCAAGAGTATTGGACCAGTTAATATATAAGTGGGCACATTCAAGGAAAATAATAGCAGATGTGTTATTTGATAAATACAGTGACATCCTTGCAACGGGATGGGTTATTGAAGAAAAGGAAATAACAAGGGATGTGGAGAACCTGTTTGGAGGCAATTTCCGGAGGTTCCTTGAGCGAAAATTTTAA
- a CDS encoding helix-turn-helix transcriptional regulator, with product MRENKMQAIYSPNIFGNSFYVEHVKSLSKTSMKIDHYHDFYELYFYLGDGMRYFIGNKTYYVKKYDLVLIDKFTYHRTSYKDKGTRERMLVYVTEDVLNIIDDENIKQKVIDLFKRKKISFYDSFKKHILNTFMNRILPEYHNNLNSSIGNLQSKLLLVDLLLEIVELSENGEVFEDNNIASPHEKRISDIVDYINSNYSNHISLDELCNLFYINKYYLCHIFKDITGMSIIEFINRKRLAEAKKLLKYTDYSITDISDMVGFNSVSRFISLFKKKYDLTPKAFRNSGEYRAK from the coding sequence ATGAGAGAAAATAAAATGCAGGCCATTTATTCTCCGAATATTTTCGGCAACAGTTTTTATGTAGAACATGTAAAGTCACTTTCAAAAACCAGTATGAAAATTGACCACTACCATGACTTCTATGAACTATATTTTTATCTCGGTGATGGAATGCGCTATTTTATTGGAAACAAAACATATTATGTAAAAAAATATGACCTGGTTTTAATAGACAAGTTTACTTACCACAGGACATCATACAAAGACAAAGGTACTAGAGAAAGAATGTTGGTCTACGTTACTGAGGATGTGCTTAATATTATTGATGATGAGAACATAAAACAAAAAGTGATAGATTTATTTAAGAGGAAAAAAATATCTTTTTATGATAGTTTTAAAAAGCATATTTTAAATACATTTATGAATAGAATATTACCTGAGTACCATAATAACTTGAACTCTTCCATAGGTAATCTCCAGTCTAAGCTATTGCTGGTTGACCTGTTATTGGAAATTGTTGAGCTGTCAGAAAACGGCGAGGTTTTTGAAGATAATAATATTGCAAGTCCTCACGAAAAAAGAATATCAGACATAGTGGATTACATTAACTCAAATTATAGTAATCACATTTCTTTGGATGAACTGTGTAATTTATTTTACATAAACAAGTATTACCTATGCCATATTTTTAAAGATATTACAGGAATGAGCATTATAGAGTTTATAAACAGGAAAAGATTGGCTGAAGCAAAAAAGTTGCTCAAGTATACCGACTACAGCATAACAGATATTTCCGATATGGTGGGTTTTAACAGCGTTAGTCGTTTTATAAGTCTATTCAAAAAAAAGTATGATTTAACCCCTAAAGCTTTCAGGAATAGTGGTGAATATCGTGCCAAGTAG
- a CDS encoding NAD-dependent malic enzyme produces MSIQQESLRLHGEWKGKIEVISTVKVSNKKDLSLAYTPGVAEPCLAIKNDINLSYEYTRRWNLVAVVTDGTAVLGLGDIGPEAGMPVMEGKCVLFKTFANVDAFPLCIKSKDVDEIVNTVKLISGSFGGINLEDISAPRCFEIEKKLKKECDIPIFHDDQHGTAVVTLAAMINALKIVNKDISDISVVVNGSGAAGIAVTKLLMNLGLKDVVLCDTKGAIYEGRDNLNSEKAEMAKVTNPYKKKGMLKDVIKGADVFIGVSAPGVVTRDMVKSMAKDPIIFAMANPVPEIMPEEAKEAGVRVIGTGRSDFPNQINNVLAFPGIFRGALDVRARDINDEMKIAAAKAIASLVSDEELSEEYIIPVPFDPRVGKTVAAAVAETARKSGVARLEQD; encoded by the coding sequence ATGTCAATACAACAGGAATCATTGAGGCTGCACGGAGAATGGAAAGGGAAAATTGAAGTAATAAGTACTGTTAAAGTATCTAATAAAAAGGACCTATCCCTGGCATATACACCGGGAGTTGCGGAGCCGTGCCTTGCAATAAAGAATGACATCAACCTGTCCTATGAATATACGAGAAGATGGAACCTTGTAGCAGTTGTTACCGATGGTACTGCTGTCCTGGGATTAGGAGACATCGGGCCGGAAGCAGGAATGCCTGTTATGGAAGGCAAATGTGTACTTTTTAAGACCTTCGCCAACGTTGATGCATTTCCACTGTGTATAAAATCAAAGGATGTAGACGAGATTGTAAATACAGTTAAATTAATATCGGGAAGTTTTGGGGGAATAAACCTGGAAGATATATCCGCTCCCAGGTGCTTTGAAATTGAAAAAAAACTTAAAAAAGAATGTGATATACCCATATTTCATGATGACCAACACGGTACGGCGGTAGTAACCCTTGCAGCTATGATAAATGCACTGAAAATAGTAAACAAGGATATTAGTGATATTTCTGTTGTTGTTAACGGTTCAGGTGCTGCAGGTATTGCAGTAACAAAACTTCTGATGAACTTAGGACTGAAGGATGTTGTCCTTTGTGATACAAAAGGCGCGATATATGAAGGCAGGGATAACCTTAATTCTGAAAAGGCTGAAATGGCAAAGGTAACCAACCCCTATAAAAAGAAGGGAATGCTGAAGGATGTAATCAAAGGCGCTGATGTGTTTATAGGGGTATCTGCTCCGGGCGTAGTTACAAGAGACATGGTGAAAAGCATGGCAAAAGACCCGATAATATTTGCTATGGCAAATCCGGTGCCCGAAATAATGCCTGAAGAAGCGAAAGAAGCAGGAGTTAGGGTAATAGGGACAGGCCGGTCGGATTTTCCCAATCAGATTAACAATGTACTTGCATTCCCCGGAATATTCAGGGGAGCTCTGGATGTCAGGGCAAGAGACATAAATGATGAGATGAAAATTGCCGCAGCGAAAGCTATTGCATCTCTAGTAAGCGATGAAGAATTAAGTGAGGAATATATTATACCTGTCCCATTTGATCCAAGGGTAGGAAAAACTGTTGCAGCTGCAGTTGCAGAAACTGCGAGAAAATCAGGTGTGGCAAGATTAGAACAAGATTAG
- a CDS encoding Glu/Leu/Phe/Val dehydrogenase: MNDRKYNAYEQMLEVLEKSAKMLNLQPRDYEALKNPERELKVSIPVEMDDGSIRVFEGYRIQHSSSRGPCKGGIRYHPDVNLDEVKALAAWMTFKCAVVNLPYGGAKGAVKVDPREISKNELKRLTRRYTAMILPLIGPEKDIPAPDVNTNEEIMGWIMDTYSMFKGYTVHGVVTGKPVEIGGSLGRKEATGRGVMYITREILKHIGIQIEGARIAIQGMGNVGGTVAKLLYNLGSKVIAVSDVSGGLYCESGLDIIDIKKYIDSNGGRNLLEGYPAGGNIKRISNEELLTCDVDVLIPAALENQITEKIAKQLKAKIIVEAANGPTTVEADKILEERGIVVVPDILANAGGVTVSYFEWVQNNQAVLWNEETINSRLEEIMIQAFNEVWEKAKEKNTTLRMGAYMVALERLVKAKKMRGVFP, translated from the coding sequence ATGAATGACCGAAAGTACAATGCATATGAACAGATGCTTGAAGTATTGGAAAAATCAGCGAAAATGTTAAATCTTCAACCGAGAGATTATGAGGCGCTTAAAAACCCGGAAAGAGAGTTGAAAGTTTCCATACCTGTAGAAATGGATGATGGGTCGATACGGGTTTTTGAAGGGTACCGGATACAGCATTCAAGTTCAAGAGGACCTTGCAAGGGAGGGATAAGGTATCACCCGGATGTTAACCTGGACGAAGTAAAGGCGCTTGCTGCATGGATGACCTTTAAATGTGCCGTTGTAAATCTACCTTACGGAGGAGCTAAAGGTGCTGTAAAAGTTGATCCTAGGGAAATTTCGAAGAATGAGCTCAAAAGACTTACGAGAAGATACACTGCAATGATTCTTCCTTTAATTGGTCCGGAAAAGGATATACCTGCTCCTGATGTAAACACCAATGAGGAAATAATGGGATGGATTATGGATACCTACAGTATGTTTAAAGGATATACCGTACATGGTGTGGTTACAGGTAAACCTGTCGAGATTGGTGGTTCATTAGGGAGAAAAGAGGCTACAGGAAGAGGTGTAATGTATATAACCAGAGAAATTCTTAAACATATAGGTATACAAATAGAAGGAGCGAGAATTGCCATACAGGGTATGGGAAACGTAGGAGGGACGGTAGCAAAGCTTCTTTATAACCTAGGGAGTAAAGTTATTGCAGTAAGTGATGTTTCAGGCGGACTGTATTGTGAATCCGGGCTGGATATAATTGATATAAAGAAATATATAGATAGCAATGGTGGAAGAAACCTTTTGGAAGGTTACCCTGCCGGTGGTAATATAAAGCGTATTTCAAATGAGGAATTATTAACATGTGACGTTGATGTACTTATACCTGCAGCTTTGGAGAACCAGATAACTGAGAAAATTGCAAAACAGCTTAAAGCAAAAATTATTGTAGAAGCGGCTAATGGTCCTACAACTGTTGAAGCAGATAAGATACTTGAAGAAAGAGGAATAGTTGTTGTTCCTGATATTCTAGCCAATGCAGGTGGTGTTACAGTATCATATTTTGAATGGGTGCAGAACAATCAGGCTGTTTTGTGGAATGAAGAAACAATTAATTCCAGACTTGAAGAAATAATGATTCAAGCTTTTAATGAAGTTTGGGAAAAGGCAAAAGAAAAAAATACAACATTAAGAATGGGTGCATATATGGTAGCTCTTGAAAGGCTTGTGAAGGCAAAGAAAATGAGAGGTGTTTTTCCATAA
- a CDS encoding LacI family DNA-binding transcriptional regulator: MGRRNITENKKTTIYDIAKEVGTSTATVSRVLSGSGYPVKEETRYKILDAARKLNYAPNMVGRMLKKNDSRDIGVIIPTISNPFYPQIILGIELEARQKGYNILLCNSFRDPVTEKKYIETLYQKQVKGIIISSIGDNGKFLWEMQKKGLKIVTIDQDIEGLKCSKVGFNYVKGGLIATEYLINEGHRNIAFITSPLTKVSRRDTLEGYKLALLKNNIQIREENIIVGEREEEYENATYEFENGKRMVKRFLQLEKRPSAIFAVNDMTAFGAIQELINNGLSVPEDVSIVGFDNIEVSCMVNPPLTTVNQPAFETGKLACQMLLESFESNEYEDVSIILEPSLIIRKSVASIR; the protein is encoded by the coding sequence ATGGGCAGAAGAAATATAACGGAAAATAAAAAGACTACAATATATGATATTGCAAAGGAAGTAGGTACTTCTACAGCTACCGTTTCCAGAGTGCTTAGCGGCAGCGGGTATCCTGTTAAAGAAGAGACGCGCTATAAAATACTTGATGCAGCGCGAAAGCTTAATTATGCACCGAATATGGTGGGGAGAATGCTCAAGAAAAACGATAGCAGGGATATTGGAGTGATAATACCTACCATATCCAATCCTTTTTATCCTCAAATTATCCTTGGAATAGAGCTGGAAGCCAGGCAAAAGGGCTATAATATATTACTATGCAATTCCTTTAGGGATCCTGTTACTGAAAAGAAGTACATAGAAACACTGTATCAGAAGCAGGTAAAGGGAATAATAATATCTTCTATAGGGGATAACGGCAAATTTCTATGGGAAATGCAGAAGAAAGGATTAAAAATTGTAACCATAGACCAGGATATTGAAGGACTAAAGTGCAGCAAGGTAGGTTTTAATTATGTGAAAGGAGGTCTAATAGCTACAGAATACCTTATTAATGAAGGACACAGGAATATTGCATTTATAACTTCACCCCTTACGAAGGTAAGCAGGAGAGATACGTTGGAGGGTTATAAACTGGCATTATTAAAAAATAATATACAAATAAGGGAAGAAAATATTATAGTTGGTGAAAGGGAAGAGGAATACGAAAATGCCACGTATGAATTTGAAAATGGGAAAAGAATGGTAAAAAGGTTTTTACAGCTTGAAAAAAGGCCCAGCGCTATTTTTGCCGTAAATGATATGACTGCATTTGGAGCAATCCAGGAGCTTATCAATAATGGACTCAGTGTACCTGAGGATGTTTCGATTGTAGGTTTCGACAATATTGAAGTTTCTTGTATGGTAAATCCACCACTAACTACAGTAAACCAGCCTGCCTTCGAGACAGGGAAACTGGCTTGCCAGATGCTTTTAGAAAGTTTTGAATCTAATGAATATGAGGATGTTTCAATAATACTTGAACCTTCACTTATAATAAGAAAGTCGGTAGCAAGTATACGTTAG
- a CDS encoding helix-turn-helix transcriptional regulator, protein MPSRNENKYLDITKINDFTISYHDSKVTSPLSLEHYHDGYEIDFFVKANIQIFVKNIKYEINDGDALFISEYDVHRVVYNLGSHYARYVINFQKQFILNLLKVLNMEELLSEIEKKQYKKPVMTLNQKNELEELFKTLNRLNSRPNSSQMQDANNRALIKSYLAILLIRFNEILKSNKWIPGLEKKDSQVREIIHFIDSNFIEQITLELLEKKFYLSRYYISHIFKEITGFSVVEYIQYRRIIEAQKMLKFTDMEIIDIAHDCGFNNIQHFYRVFKKIAKVTPHLYRKYR, encoded by the coding sequence GTGCCAAGTAGAAACGAGAATAAGTATTTAGATATTACAAAAATTAATGATTTTACTATTAGTTACCATGATAGTAAAGTTACAAGTCCGTTATCACTAGAACATTATCATGATGGCTATGAAATTGATTTTTTTGTAAAAGCAAATATTCAAATATTTGTGAAAAATATAAAATATGAAATAAATGACGGCGATGCATTATTTATAAGTGAATATGATGTCCACCGGGTTGTATACAATCTTGGTTCCCACTATGCAAGGTATGTAATTAATTTTCAAAAGCAATTTATTCTAAATCTTTTGAAGGTTTTAAATATGGAAGAGCTGTTGAGTGAAATTGAAAAAAAACAATATAAAAAACCTGTTATGACCTTAAATCAGAAAAATGAATTGGAAGAACTGTTTAAAACATTGAACCGTCTTAATAGTAGACCAAATTCTTCACAAATGCAAGATGCAAACAACAGAGCTCTAATTAAATCATACCTGGCTATTTTACTTATCCGTTTCAATGAAATATTGAAAAGCAATAAATGGATACCGGGGCTGGAAAAGAAAGATTCCCAGGTAAGGGAAATTATTCATTTTATCGACTCAAATTTTATAGAGCAAATTACCCTGGAATTATTAGAAAAAAAGTTTTATCTAAGCAGGTATTATATAAGTCATATATTTAAAGAAATTACCGGATTTTCAGTTGTGGAGTATATTCAGTACAGGAGAATAATTGAAGCACAAAAAATGCTGAAATTCACTGACATGGAAATAATCGATATAGCCCATGATTGTGGTTTTAATAATATTCAGCATTTTTATCGTGTTTTTAAAAAGATTGCAAAAGTTACTCCCCATCTCTACAGGAAATACCGTTAA
- a CDS encoding PIN domain-containing protein, with protein MGLKSLTGELRKREKIMIDTNVVIYFLEGNEVFGDLSKEVFSIVEKGEVEGAISVVTVAEILVKPMKLRNNLLIDKITSFLNTFPNLDLIDIDKSIAIEAANIRSKTGLKMPDALIISSAKILNCAIVGTDNQWDKKDLGLEFYNIKEYLVV; from the coding sequence ATGGGATTGAAATCTCTTACTGGTGAACTAAGAAAAAGGGAAAAAATAATGATAGACACAAATGTAGTTATATATTTTTTAGAAGGGAATGAAGTATTTGGCGACCTTTCAAAAGAAGTATTCTCAATTGTTGAAAAAGGAGAAGTAGAGGGAGCTATATCGGTTGTTACAGTAGCAGAGATTTTAGTTAAACCAATGAAACTGCGTAACAACCTACTAATTGATAAGATAACAAGCTTTTTGAATACCTTTCCCAATTTGGATTTGATTGATATTGATAAATCGATAGCCATAGAAGCTGCTAATATAAGGAGTAAAACAGGATTGAAAATGCCTGATGCTTTGATAATATCTTCAGCTAAAATTTTGAACTGTGCTATTGTTGGGACCGATAATCAATGGGATAAAAAGGACTTGGGACTGGAGTTTTACAACATTAAAGAATATCTTGTAGTTTGA
- a CDS encoding AbrB/MazE/SpoVT family DNA-binding domain-containing protein yields MHSVRVSSKNQVTLPVEICRELKVRKGSRLFMEIKDGKIIITPEPDNYVEHYYSVAKGTYGNTVEEIDAYVKEERETWD; encoded by the coding sequence ATGCATAGTGTAAGGGTATCTAGTAAAAACCAGGTCACTTTACCGGTAGAAATTTGTCGTGAGCTTAAGGTAAGAAAGGGAAGCCGGTTATTTATGGAGATAAAAGATGGCAAGATCATTATTACTCCCGAGCCGGATAACTATGTTGAGCATTATTACAGCGTGGCTAAAGGGACCTACGGCAATACTGTTGAAGAAATCGATGCTTATGTTAAGGAAGAGAGGGAAACATGGGATTGA
- a CDS encoding Gfo/Idh/MocA family oxidoreductase: MKKYVLVGASGRALGMFAKPLVNDFKDVAKIVGIFDINRTRAEYIQKNTDTNIPVYTDYDQMMKEAKPDVAIITTVDRFHHEYIIKSMEYGCDAITEKPMTIDDEKCNAILEAEKRTGKKVIVTFNYRFAPYVTRVKELIKEGAVGKILSVDFEYLLDTKHGADYFRRWHRRMENSGGLLVHKATHHFDLVNWWIEEEPEEIYANGNLRFYGPTRENRGERCSTCQYAKTCEFAVKYHEDPHMKEFYFKAEKEDGYFRDRCVFDEEIDIYDSMSVTVKYNKGTILTYSLIAYSPYEGWKISINGTNGRLEAAEYHSGHKARESIYQIQLFNRKGEVVTYDVPKASGGHGGGDERLREMIFRGNLPDPLNHCAGSYDGVKSIMIGICANKSIKEKKMFRIKDLIKMV, from the coding sequence ATGAAAAAATATGTATTGGTGGGCGCAAGCGGAAGAGCTTTAGGTATGTTTGCCAAACCTCTTGTAAATGACTTTAAGGATGTTGCTAAAATTGTAGGAATATTTGATATCAACAGGACAAGGGCTGAATACATTCAAAAGAATACGGACACCAATATTCCTGTTTATACCGATTATGACCAAATGATGAAAGAAGCTAAGCCTGATGTTGCAATAATTACTACTGTAGACAGGTTCCACCATGAATATATTATAAAAAGCATGGAATATGGGTGTGACGCAATAACTGAAAAGCCAATGACCATTGATGATGAAAAATGTAATGCAATACTTGAGGCGGAAAAGAGGACGGGAAAAAAGGTTATAGTAACATTTAATTACAGGTTTGCACCTTATGTTACAAGAGTGAAAGAGTTGATAAAGGAAGGTGCAGTTGGAAAGATATTGAGTGTGGATTTCGAATATCTCCTTGATACAAAACATGGTGCCGACTATTTCAGAAGATGGCACAGACGGATGGAAAACTCGGGAGGACTCCTGGTACATAAAGCCACTCACCATTTTGACCTGGTAAATTGGTGGATTGAAGAAGAACCGGAGGAGATATATGCTAATGGGAATTTAAGGTTTTATGGACCTACCAGGGAAAACAGGGGAGAAAGGTGCAGCACATGCCAATACGCAAAGACATGTGAGTTTGCTGTTAAATACCATGAAGACCCCCATATGAAGGAGTTTTATTTCAAAGCTGAAAAAGAAGACGGATATTTCCGTGACAGGTGTGTATTTGATGAGGAAATAGATATTTACGACTCAATGTCGGTTACTGTAAAATATAATAAAGGCACTATTCTTACGTATTCCTTAATAGCATATAGTCCCTATGAAGGATGGAAGATTAGTATTAACGGTACTAATGGCAGATTGGAAGCTGCGGAATACCACAGTGGCCATAAAGCTCGTGAGTCCATTTACCAGATTCAGTTATTCAACAGAAAAGGCGAAGTAGTTACCTATGATGTGCCAAAAGCATCAGGAGGGCATGGCGGAGGAGACGAGAGATTGCGTGAAATGATATTTAGGGGTAACCTTCCCGATCCGTTGAATCACTGCGCAGGTTCCTATGACGGTGTAAAATCCATTATGATAGGTATATGTGCCAATAAGAGTATAAAGGAAAAGAAAATGTTCCGTATTAAGGACCTTATTAAGATGGTATAA
- a CDS encoding Gfo/Idh/MocA family oxidoreductase, with protein sequence MKTIRVAILGQGRSGRDIHGAYLKQVPEQYKIVAVTDPIEQRRKRAEEEYGCESYVDYKEILKRDDIDLIVNATPSHLHVPITLDILNAGFNVLCEKPLARKVEEVDMLIDAAEKSGKVFAIYQQSRFAPYFRQVRKVIDSGVLGRIVQISIAFNGFARRWDWQCMQKNYGGNLLNTGPHPLDQALQLFGTDIMPEVYCIMDRCNTFGDAEDYVKLILKGKGRPVIDLEISSCCAYPCFTYNVQGTRGGLKGTMTHIDWKYFKEEEAPKQQLITEPLEKPDGTPAYCGETLKWYEESWNVPEEEKDLFNTMAKAFYNMLYKTLTEGAPLEITPQEVRQQIAVIEECHRQNPLSREY encoded by the coding sequence ATGAAAACTATAAGAGTAGCAATATTAGGGCAGGGAAGAAGCGGTCGAGATATCCATGGCGCATACTTAAAACAGGTTCCTGAACAGTATAAGATTGTTGCGGTTACCGATCCTATTGAACAGAGAAGAAAACGGGCAGAAGAAGAATATGGCTGTGAGTCGTACGTAGACTATAAAGAAATATTAAAGCGTGATGACATTGACTTGATTGTTAATGCTACACCAAGCCACCTTCATGTTCCCATTACTCTTGACATATTAAATGCAGGTTTTAATGTACTATGTGAAAAACCCCTTGCCAGGAAAGTTGAAGAAGTAGATATGTTGATAGATGCGGCAGAAAAATCCGGGAAAGTGTTTGCCATCTACCAGCAATCCCGCTTTGCGCCATACTTCAGACAGGTAAGGAAAGTTATAGATTCAGGGGTACTTGGACGAATTGTTCAAATAAGCATTGCATTTAACGGTTTTGCGCGGAGATGGGACTGGCAATGCATGCAGAAAAATTATGGAGGGAACCTTTTAAATACCGGCCCCCACCCCCTTGACCAAGCACTTCAGTTGTTTGGTACGGATATAATGCCTGAAGTCTATTGTATAATGGACAGATGTAATACATTCGGTGATGCGGAAGATTACGTAAAACTAATTTTAAAGGGTAAAGGTCGTCCAGTAATTGATTTGGAGATATCTTCTTGTTGTGCGTACCCTTGTTTTACTTATAATGTACAGGGTACACGGGGAGGACTGAAGGGAACCATGACCCATATTGATTGGAAATACTTTAAAGAGGAAGAGGCGCCAAAACAGCAACTGATAACCGAACCCCTGGAGAAACCCGACGGTACGCCGGCATATTGCGGAGAAACCCTGAAATGGTACGAAGAAAGCTGGAATGTACCGGAAGAAGAGAAAGACCTTTTTAACACGATGGCAAAAGCTTTCTATAATATGCTGTATAAAACACTTACTGAAGGAGCACCTCTGGAAATAACACCTCAGGAGGTAAGACAACAAATTGCAGTAATAGAGGAGTGCCACAGGCAAAATCCCCTTTCAAGGGAGTATTAA
- a CDS encoding glucosamine-6-phosphate isomerase yields MNFLDTVKGSLLEGFFPAGWDMKKIDECCSNPPEEIIKRQAFWNEDFTPIPCDNIYDFDMMMGHEIAMEIRRAKEEGRKLALILPVGPMGMYRWTVYFLKEWNIDCSHVYGFNMDEWSDSEGNTLEPTNPGAFQNAMEGALYGPLGDLTVPISQRNFATKDNLPTYPEKIAKLRAEGAKLVTVFGIGRVFHIAFWEPHFAAEFCCEDEWKKQTYRIAAKLHPLTIEQNAITSFKSRTTLVPCRANTIGPGLFLQSDKIIGGCDGTLGRGMMWQGVSLWVTLRYGPDIWVPSSFMPTLPGKLFFLKELAGPLEPECN; encoded by the coding sequence ATGAATTTTTTGGATACAGTTAAGGGTTCACTGTTGGAGGGGTTTTTCCCTGCCGGGTGGGATATGAAAAAAATTGATGAATGTTGTTCTAACCCACCCGAAGAAATAATAAAAAGGCAGGCTTTTTGGAACGAGGATTTCACACCGATCCCCTGTGACAACATTTATGATTTTGATATGATGATGGGACATGAGATTGCTATGGAGATAAGGAGGGCAAAAGAAGAGGGGAGAAAACTTGCTTTAATCCTTCCTGTAGGTCCTATGGGGATGTACCGCTGGACGGTTTATTTTTTGAAGGAGTGGAACATAGATTGCTCCCATGTATACGGTTTTAACATGGACGAATGGAGTGATTCGGAAGGTAATACCCTGGAGCCTACAAATCCAGGAGCATTCCAGAATGCAATGGAAGGGGCATTGTATGGTCCTTTGGGGGATTTAACTGTACCTATATCTCAAAGGAATTTTGCTACTAAGGACAATTTACCTACATACCCCGAAAAAATTGCAAAATTAAGAGCAGAAGGTGCAAAACTTGTAACTGTATTTGGAATAGGTCGTGTATTCCATATAGCATTTTGGGAACCTCATTTTGCAGCAGAGTTTTGTTGTGAAGATGAATGGAAAAAACAAACCTACAGGATTGCCGCAAAACTTCATCCGCTTACAATAGAGCAAAATGCTATAACCAGTTTCAAGAGCAGGACAACATTGGTACCGTGTCGTGCAAATACTATCGGACCAGGCTTATTCCTGCAATCGGATAAGATTATCGGCGGTTGCGACGGTACATTGGGAAGAGGCATGATGTGGCAGGGAGTTTCTCTTTGGGTAACTCTAAGATACGGCCCGGATATTTGGGTTCCATCAAGCTTTATGCCTACGTTGCCCGGTAAGCTGTTCTTCCTGAAAGAATTGGCAGGTCCATTGGAGCCGGAGTGTAATTAA